The Campylobacter sp. genome contains the following window.
GATGCAAGCGCATCCATCGTCTGATAGCCCTCTACGAAGCCCTTTGCTGCGGCATGATCGACATACTCTCCGCTAGGAGCGATGAAGCTTCCGATCGGAAATAAAAATCCCGCGCCGAAAAGCAGCAAAATAAGCGCCAAAAGTATCGGCGTGAGATATTTTCCGAGCAGATCGACGAGCTTTGAAGGGTTCATACAGATGTAATAGTTCAGCACAAAATATGCCGCAGAATAAACAAATAGCCAAATTTGAAGACGCTCTTCCGCAACAAAAGGCTTAATCGCGATGTCAAAAGGCATATTCGCCGCGCGCGGTATCGCAAAAAGCGGCCCGATCGTAAGATATAAAAGCGCGGTAAAAACGATCGCAAACACCGGATCTATGCGGCGCACCAGGCTCTGAAGCCCCTTAGCGCGCGCAATGCCTGCGACGCCGAGTACCGGCAGAAGCACCGCCGTAGCGCAAAAAAACATTATCGCGATATAAAAATTCTGTCCGGAATCCTTGCCTAAGCCCGGCGGAAAAATAAAATTTCCCGCACCGAAAAACATCGCAAACAGCGTAAGCGATATCGTTAAAAACTGGCTTCTACTAAGCTTGCCCTTCATCTTAAAACCTTCCTTGCTGGATTTGAAACTTATATTGTAGTTACAAATGTTTAAAACATATTTAAATTTAGCCGAAATTTAGCTAAAAATTAGCTTTTTTACGATTTTTTGGTGGACACGCAGCGCACGAGGCGGCTAAAATTTCAAAAATTTTAAGTATAATTTCGCAAAATTCAAGGCTAAATTTAGACAAAATGAGCGAGGGATAAAGATGGCGAAGATTAAAACTACGATTTTTGAGTGCCAGCACTGCGGCAATCAGCAAAGCAGATGGCTCGGCAGATGCCCCGACTGCGGTGCATTCGATAGCTTCGTCGAGCTCAAGCCCGCCCAGATCAAAGCGCTAAAAGAGATCGAGGGCGAGCTTGCCCGCACCTCGTCCGCAAGCGCCAAAGCGATCAGCGAGATACAGATCGAGCAAATTTCGCGTATCGACACCAAGGATAGCGAGCTAAATTTAGTCCTCGGAGGCGGCGTCGTGGAGGGCTCACTCGTGCTAATCGGCGGCAGCCCCGGCATCGGGAAATCCACGCTGCTGCTTAAGATCGCGGCAAATTTAGCAAGCGGCGGCCGCGCAGTGCTTTACGTAAGCGGCGAGGAGAGCGCCAGCCAGATCAAAATGCGTGCGCAGCGGCTGGGCGCGATAAGCGAGCAGCTATTTTTGCTCACCGAGATAGATCTAAGCGCCGTGCTTGAAGAGGTGGAGCGCAGGGATTATAAGTTTATCGTCATCGACAGCATCCAGACGCTTTTTAGCGACAAGGCCCCCTCTGCGCCTGGCTCGATCACGCAGGTGCGCGAGATCACGTTTGAGCTGATGCGACTTGCCAAGGCGCGCGGGATTTCGATCTTCATCATAGGTCACATCACCAAAGAGGGCTCGATCGCGGGCCCGCGCATACTAGAGCATATGGTGGACGTGGTGCTGTATTTCGAGGGCGATGCGAGCAAACAGCTTAGAATTTTGCGCGGTTTTAAAAACCGCTTCGGAGCTACGAGCGAGGTGGGGATTTTCGAGATGGGACCGCACGGGCTCGTAAGCGCCAAGGACGTCGCGAGTAAATTTTTCACGCGC
Protein-coding sequences here:
- the radA gene encoding DNA repair protein RadA, whose protein sequence is MAKIKTTIFECQHCGNQQSRWLGRCPDCGAFDSFVELKPAQIKALKEIEGELARTSSASAKAISEIQIEQISRIDTKDSELNLVLGGGVVEGSLVLIGGSPGIGKSTLLLKIAANLASGGRAVLYVSGEESASQIKMRAQRLGAISEQLFLLTEIDLSAVLEEVERRDYKFIVIDSIQTLFSDKAPSAPGSITQVREITFELMRLAKARGISIFIIGHITKEGSIAGPRILEHMVDVVLYFEGDASKQLRILRGFKNRFGATSEVGIFEMGPHGLVSAKDVASKFFTRGKAVSGSAITITMEGTRALVVEIQALVCESGYPKRSATGFDKNRLDMLLALLDRKLEIGLGGYDVFVNVSGGVKITETACDLAVVAAIVSSFKNRPISKESVFIGEVSLNGEIREIFNLDARLKEAAMQKFKNAIVPMKPQNAQGLKIFHATEITQILDWM